A window of the Brassica oleracea var. oleracea cultivar TO1000 chromosome C1, BOL, whole genome shotgun sequence genome harbors these coding sequences:
- the LOC106336599 gene encoding zinc finger BED domain-containing protein RICESLEEPER 1-like isoform X1, whose product MMDESNEIILQKSKRLTSVVWNYFERVRKADVCYAVCIQCNKKLSGSSNSGTTHLRNHLMRCLKRTNHDMSQLLTPKRRKKENPVTVATIGFDESQPKDGYIRPNKFDQEQRRGDEIVMSRGSGGGGGGGRFSQERSQVDLARMIILHGYPLSMVDHVGFKVFARNLQPLFEPVANTTIEETCMEIYIREKQRVQHALSNLYGKINLSVEMWSSRDNASYVCLASHYIDEEWRLQRTVLNFITLDPSHTEDMLSEVIIRCLMEWSLESKLFAVTFDSFSVSDEIVLRIKDHMSQSSQVLINGQLFEMRSAAHLLNAIVQDCLEAMRDVIQKIRGSVRYVKSSQSTQARFNEIAQLAGINSEKVLVFDSLASWNSTYEMLETVLEYKGAFCHLRDHDQGFDSSLTDEEWEWTRSVAGYLKLVFEIAADFSGNKCPTANVYFAEMCDIHIQLIEWCKSHDSFLSSLAGKMKAKFDEYWNKCSLVLAIVAILDPRFKMKLVEYYYSKIYGSTALDRIKEVSNGVKELLDAYSICSAIGDDSSFSGGSGLGRGGMDARDRLKGFDKFLHETSQNQNTTSDLDKYLSEPIFPRSGEFNILNYWKVHTPRYPVLSMMARDILGTPMSILGADSAFDSGRPVIDDSKSSLNPDIRQALFCAHDWLSTEAEEVQPLSRQYAQAL is encoded by the exons ATGATGGATGAATCAAATGAGATCATCCTGCAAAAATCAAAGAGGCTGACGTCTGTCGTGTGGAACTACTTTGAGAGGGTGAGAAAGGCTGATGTCTGCTACGCTGTTTGCATTCAGTGCAACAAGAAACTCAGCGGTTCCAGCAACAGCGGGACGACTCACCTCCGGAACCATCTAATGCGCTGTCTCAAAAGAACCAACCACGACATGTCTCAGCTTCTGACTCCCAAGAGGAGGAAGAAGGAGAATCCAGTGACAGTTGCTACCATCGGTTTCGATGAGAGTCAACCTAAAGACGGTTACATCAGGCCTAATAAGTTTGATCAGGAGCAGCGTAGAGGGGATGAGATTGTTATGAGCAGAGGAAGCGGCGGAGGAGGAGGAGGAGGAAGGTTTAGTCAAGAAAGGAGTCAGGTTGATCTTGCACGTATGATTATACTGCACGGTTACCCATTATCTATGGTTGATCATGTTGGCTTCAAAGTGTTTGCTAGGAATCTCCAGCCCTTGTTCGAACCTGTGGCTAACACCACCATTGAGGAAACGTGTATGGAGATTTACATTAGAGAGAAGCAGAGAGTTCAACACGCCCTGAGTAACTTATACGGTAAGATCAATCTCTCGGTGGAGATGTGGTCTTCCAGAGACAATGCTAGCTACGTGTGTCTAGCCTCTCATTACATCGACGAGGAGTGGAGGCTGCAGAGGACCGTTCTCAACTTCATCACCTTGGATCCTTCTCACACTGAAGACATGCTCTCGGAAGTAATCATCAGGTGTTTGATGGAGTGGAGCCTCGAGAGCAAGCTTTTCGCCGTGACCTTTGATAGTTTCTCTGTTAGCGATGAGATCGTCCTGAGGATTAAAGACCACATGTCTCAGAGCAGCCAGGTCTTGATCAACGGACAGTTATTCGAGATGAGATCCGCCGCGCATCTTCTGAACGCTATTGTGCAAGACTGCTTGGAAGCTATGAGAGACGTTATCCAGAAGATTCGTGGAAGCGTGAGATACGTCAAGAGCTCGCAGTCAACGCAAGCGAGGTTCAACGAGATCGCTCAGCTCGCGGGAATCAACTCCGAGAAGGTGTTAGTTTTTGATTCTCTCGCTAGTTGGAACTCGACTTATGAGATGCTTGAAACCGTTCTGGAGTACAAGGGCGCGTTTTGCCACTTGCGTGATCACGACCAAGGGTTTGATTCATCGCTGACCGACGAGGAGTGGGAGTGGACGAGATCCGTCGCTGGTTATCTCAAGCTTGTGTTCGAGATCGCTGCTGATTTTTCGGGGAACAAGTGTCCTACAGCGAATGTATACTTTGCCGAGATGTGCGACATCCACATCCAGCTGATCGAATGGTGCAAGAGCCACGACAGTTTCTTGAGTTCTCTGGCCGGGAAGATGAAGGCGAAGTTCGACGAGTACTGGAACAAATGCAGCCTAGTGTTAGCGATCGTTGCTATTTTAGATCCAAGGTTCAAGATGAAGCTGGTGGAGTATTACTACTCGAAGATCTACGGCAGCACGGCTCTGGACCGTATCAAGGAAGTGTCGAACGGTGTCAAGGAGCTTCTCGATGCGTACTCGATCTGCTCAGCTATTGGTGATGACTCTTCCTTCTCTGGTGGCTCAGGGTTAGGTAGAGGTGGTATGGACGCTAGAGACAGACTGAAAGGATTCGACAAGTTTCTCCACGAGACTTCTCAGAACCAGAACACAACGTCTGATTTGGACAAGTACTTGTCTGAGCCTATCTTTCCCCGTAGCGGCGAGTTCAACATTTTGAACTACTGGAAGGTTCATACGCCGAGGTACCCTGTTCTCTCTATGATGGCACGTGATATTCTTGGGACGCCTATGTCAATCCTTGGGGCTGATTCGGCGTTTGACTCTGGGAGACCGGTGATTGATGATAGTAAGAGTTCATTGAACCCTGATATTAGGCAAGCTTTGTTCTGTGCACATGATTGGTTGTCTACAGAGGCAGAAG AAGTTCAACCATTGTCTAGACAATATGCTCAAGCTCTGTGA
- the LOC106322794 gene encoding trifunctional UDP-glucose 4,6-dehydratase/UDP-4-keto-6-deoxy-D-glucose 3,5-epimerase/UDP-4-keto-L-rhamnose-reductase RHM3-like produces the protein MATYKPKNILITGAAGFIASHVANRLVRTYPHYKIVVLDKLDYCSNLKNLNPSKSSPNFKFVKGDIASDDLVSYLLITENIDTIMHFAAQTHVDNSFGNSFEFTKNNIYGTHVLLEACKVTGQIRRFIHVSTDEVYGETDEDASVGNHEASQLLPTNPYSATKAGAEMLVMAYGRSYGLPVITTRGNNVYGPNQFPEKLIPKFMLLAMNGKPLPIHGDGSNVRSYLYCEDVAEAFEVVLHKGEVNHVYNIGTTRERRVIDVANDISKLFGTDPDSTIQFVENRPFNDQRYFLDDQKLKKLGWSERTTWEEGLRKTMEWYTENPDWWGDVTGALLPHPRMLMMPGDRLCDNCDDDHKDVADGNQTFTVVTPSGDNKASFKFLIYGKTGWLGGLLGKLCEKQGIPYEYGKGRLEDRASVMADIRCVKPTHVFNAAGVTGRPNVDWCESHKTETIRANVAGTLTLADVCRENGLLMMNFATGCIFEYNAAHPEGSGIGFEEEDKPNFTGSFYSKTKAMVEELLREYDNVCTLRVRMPISSDLNNPRNFITKISRYNKVVNIPNSMTILDELLPISIEMAKRNLRGVWNFTNPGVVSHNEILEMYKSYIEPSFKWSNFTLEEQAKVIVAPRSNNEMDGARLSKEFPEMLSIKVSLIKYVFEPNKRT, from the coding sequence ATGGCTACATATAAGCCCAAGAACATCCTCATAACCGGAGCCGCCGGTTTCATCGCCTCCCACGTCGCCAACAGACTAGTCCGCACCTACCCTCACTACAAAATCGTGGTCCTCGACAAGCTCGACTACTGCTCCAACCTCAAAAACCTTAACCCTTCCAAATCCTCCCCCAACTTCAAGTTCGTCAAGGGCGACATCGCCAGCGACGACCTCGTCAGCTACCTTCTCATCACCGAGAACATCGACACCATCATGCACTTCGCCGCTCAGACCCACGTCGACAACTCCTTCGGCAACAGCTTCGAGTTCACCAAGAACAACATCTACGGCACGCACGTCCTTTTAGAAGCTTGCAAAGTCACTGGACAGATCAGGAGGTTTATCCACGTGAGTACAGATGAGGTCTACGGAGAGACTGATGAGGATGCTTCCGTTGGGAACCATGAAGCTTCTCAGCTGCTTCCGACTAATCCTTACTCCGCTACTAAAGCTGGTGCTGAGATGCTTGTGATGGCGTATGGGAGATCGTATGGTTTACCGGTTATAACCACGCGTGGGAATAATGTTTATGGTCCGAACCAGTTTCCTGAGAAGTTGATTCCTAAGTTCATGTTGTTGGCTATGAATGGGAAGCCGCTTCCGATCCACGGGGATGGATCTAATGTAAGGAGTTACTTATACTGTGAAGACGTTGCTGAGGCTTTTGAGGTTGTTCTGCACAAAGGGGAAGTTAACCATGTTTATAATATTGGGACGACGAGAGAGAGGAGAGTGATTGATGTGGCGAATGACATCTCCAAGCTCTTTGGAACTGACCCTGACTCCACAATCCAGTTTGTGGAGAACCGGCCGTTTAATGACCAGAGGTACTTCCTCGACGACCAGAAGCTGAAGAAACTGGGATGGTCGGAACGAACCACTTGGGAAGAAGGGCTGAGGAAGACGATGGAGTGGTACACTGAGAACCCTGATTGGTGGGGAGATGTTACTGGAGCTCTGTTGCCTCATCCAAGGATGCTGATGATGCCAGGTGATAGACTCTGTGATAACTGTGACGACGACCACAAGGATGTTGCAGATGGTAATCAGACGTTCACTGTGGTTACTCCTTCTGGAGACAACAAAGCATCCTTTAAGTTCCTTATATACGGCAAGACCGGGTGGCTCGGTGGTCTTCTAGGGAAGCTGTGTGAGAAGCAAGGGATCCCATACGAGTATGGGAAAGGGAGACTAGAGGACAGAGCTTCTGTAATGGCGGATATTCGCTGCGTCAAACCTACTCATGTCTTCAATGCGGCCGGTGTAACGGGGAGACCTAATGTGGACTGGTGTGAGTCTCACAAAACCGAGACTATCCGAGCCAATGTCGCTGGTACTTTGACTCTAGCAGATGTGTGCAGAGAGAATGGTTTATTGATGATGAACTTCGCCACCGGTTGTATATTTGAGTACAACGCTGCGCATCCAGAAGGCTCAGGGATTGGCTTCGAGGAAGAGGACAAACCCAACTTCACCGGCTCCTTCTACTCAAAGACAAAGGCGATGGTGGAAGAGCTTCTAAGAGAATACGACAACGTATGCACGTTGAGAGTGCGGATGCCAATCTCATCAGACTTGAACAACCCAAGGAACTTCATCACGAAGATTTCGCGGTACAACAAAGTGGTGAACATCCCGAACAGCATGACCATACTAGACGAGCTCTTGCCTATCTCGATAGAGATGGCGAAGAGGAACCTGAGGGGGGTTTGGAACTTCACCAATCCGGGAGTAGTGAGCCACAACGAGATACTAGAGATGTACAAGAGCTACATCGAGCCGAGTTTCAAATGGTCCAACTTCACTTTGGAGGAACAGGCTAAGGTCATTGTGGCACCGCGGAGCAACAACGAGATGGATGGTGCCAGGCTTAGTAAGGAGTTTCCTGAGATGCTTTCCATCAAAGTGTCGTTGATCAAATACGTCTTTGAACCAAACAAGAGAACGTAA
- the LOC106301913 gene encoding GDSL esterase/lipase At3g14820, whose translation MDTGNNNDIPTLLKSNFPPYGKEFPGGIPTGRFSDGKVPSDIIANKLGIAKTIPPYLGSNLKPNDLLKGVTFASGGSGYDPLTSKLLSIIPMSDQLEYFEEYLSKIKQHFGEEKVKFILEESVFLVVASSNDLGETYWARSLEYSRNAYAEYLADLALEFIKKLSGLGAKKIGVFSAVPVGCVPAQRTFFGGFKRECYETLNKMAIHFNSKLSSSMDAQQKELPSKLVYIDIYETLHDIMTNSSKYGFKVADKGCCGTGRIALAVLCNKLTPYTCSDPSTHVFFDSYHPTEKAYQIITDKLMKKYQKYLSN comes from the exons ATGGATACTGGAAATAATAATGACATTCCAACTCTTCTCAAGTCTAACTTTCCTCCTTATGGGAAAGAGTTTCCTGGTGGTATTCCTACCGGTAGATTTTCAGATGGAAAAGTTCCATCAGACATCATTG CGAATAAATTGGGGATAGCAAAGACGATACCACCATACTTAGGCTCAAATCTAAAGCCAAATGATCTTCTTAAGGGTGTAACCTTTGCTTCTGGAGGTTCCGGTTATGATCCATTAACATCTAAACTATTG TCTATAATACCAATGTCAGATCAACTCGAATATTTTGAGGAATATTTGTCAAAAATTAAGCAACACTTTGGAGAAGAAAAGGTTAAGTTTATATTGGAGGAAAGTGTGTTTCTAGTGGTCGCTAGCAGTAATGATCTCGGCGAGACTTATTGGGCTCGATCGCTTGAATACAGTCGTAACGCATATGCTGAATATTTGGCAGACTTGGCTTTAGAGTTTATCAAA AAATTATCTGGACTCGGAGCTAAAAAAATAGGAGTGTTTAGCGCAGTGCCAGTTGGATGCGTACCTGCACAAAGAACATTCTTTGGAGGTTTCAAAAGAGAATGTTATGAAACTTTGAACAAAATGGCAATTCATTTCAACTCAAAGTTATCATCTAGTATGGATGCTCAACAGAAAGAGTTGCCCAGTAAACTAGTATATATTGACATTTACGAAACTCTTCATGACATCATGACAAACTCTTCAAAATACG GGTTTAAAGTAGCAGATAAAGGATGTTGCGGTACAGGAAGAATTGCTTTAGCTGTATTGTGCAACAAACTTACGCCTTACACGTGTTCGGATCCATCGACTCATGTGTTCTTTGACTCTTATCATCCGACTGAAAAAGCTTACCAAATTATCACTGATAAATTGATGAAAAAATACCAGAAGTACCTTAGCAACTGA
- the LOC106336599 gene encoding zinc finger BED domain-containing protein RICESLEEPER 1-like isoform X2, with translation MMDESNEIILQKSKRLTSVVWNYFERVRKADVCYAVCIQCNKKLSGSSNSGTTHLRNHLMRCLKRTNHDMSQLLTPKRRKKENPVTVATIGFDESQPKDGYIRPNKFDQEQRRGDEIVMSRGSGGGGGGGRFSQERSQVDLARMIILHGYPLSMVDHVGFKVFARNLQPLFEPVANTTIEETCMEIYIREKQRVQHALSNLYGKINLSVEMWSSRDNASYVCLASHYIDEEWRLQRTVLNFITLDPSHTEDMLSEVIIRCLMEWSLESKLFAVTFDSFSVSDEIVLRIKDHMSQSSQVLINGQLFEMRSAAHLLNAIVQDCLEAMRDVIQKIRGSVRYVKSSQSTQARFNEIAQLAGINSEKVLVFDSLASWNSTYEMLETVLEYKGAFCHLRDHDQGFDSSLTDEEWEWTRSVAGYLKLVFEIAADFSGNKCPTANVYFAEMCDIHIQLIEWCKSHDSFLSSLAGKMKAKFDEYWNKCSLVLAIVAILDPRFKMKLVEYYYSKIYGSTALDRIKEVSNGVKELLDAYSICSAIGDDSSFSGGSGLGRGGMDARDRLKGFDKFLHETSQNQNTTSDLDKYLSEPIFPRSGEFNILNYWKVHTPRYPVLSMMARDILGTPMSILGADSAFDSGRPVIDDSKSSLNPDIRQALFCAHDWLSTEAEVQPLSRQYAQAL, from the exons ATGATGGATGAATCAAATGAGATCATCCTGCAAAAATCAAAGAGGCTGACGTCTGTCGTGTGGAACTACTTTGAGAGGGTGAGAAAGGCTGATGTCTGCTACGCTGTTTGCATTCAGTGCAACAAGAAACTCAGCGGTTCCAGCAACAGCGGGACGACTCACCTCCGGAACCATCTAATGCGCTGTCTCAAAAGAACCAACCACGACATGTCTCAGCTTCTGACTCCCAAGAGGAGGAAGAAGGAGAATCCAGTGACAGTTGCTACCATCGGTTTCGATGAGAGTCAACCTAAAGACGGTTACATCAGGCCTAATAAGTTTGATCAGGAGCAGCGTAGAGGGGATGAGATTGTTATGAGCAGAGGAAGCGGCGGAGGAGGAGGAGGAGGAAGGTTTAGTCAAGAAAGGAGTCAGGTTGATCTTGCACGTATGATTATACTGCACGGTTACCCATTATCTATGGTTGATCATGTTGGCTTCAAAGTGTTTGCTAGGAATCTCCAGCCCTTGTTCGAACCTGTGGCTAACACCACCATTGAGGAAACGTGTATGGAGATTTACATTAGAGAGAAGCAGAGAGTTCAACACGCCCTGAGTAACTTATACGGTAAGATCAATCTCTCGGTGGAGATGTGGTCTTCCAGAGACAATGCTAGCTACGTGTGTCTAGCCTCTCATTACATCGACGAGGAGTGGAGGCTGCAGAGGACCGTTCTCAACTTCATCACCTTGGATCCTTCTCACACTGAAGACATGCTCTCGGAAGTAATCATCAGGTGTTTGATGGAGTGGAGCCTCGAGAGCAAGCTTTTCGCCGTGACCTTTGATAGTTTCTCTGTTAGCGATGAGATCGTCCTGAGGATTAAAGACCACATGTCTCAGAGCAGCCAGGTCTTGATCAACGGACAGTTATTCGAGATGAGATCCGCCGCGCATCTTCTGAACGCTATTGTGCAAGACTGCTTGGAAGCTATGAGAGACGTTATCCAGAAGATTCGTGGAAGCGTGAGATACGTCAAGAGCTCGCAGTCAACGCAAGCGAGGTTCAACGAGATCGCTCAGCTCGCGGGAATCAACTCCGAGAAGGTGTTAGTTTTTGATTCTCTCGCTAGTTGGAACTCGACTTATGAGATGCTTGAAACCGTTCTGGAGTACAAGGGCGCGTTTTGCCACTTGCGTGATCACGACCAAGGGTTTGATTCATCGCTGACCGACGAGGAGTGGGAGTGGACGAGATCCGTCGCTGGTTATCTCAAGCTTGTGTTCGAGATCGCTGCTGATTTTTCGGGGAACAAGTGTCCTACAGCGAATGTATACTTTGCCGAGATGTGCGACATCCACATCCAGCTGATCGAATGGTGCAAGAGCCACGACAGTTTCTTGAGTTCTCTGGCCGGGAAGATGAAGGCGAAGTTCGACGAGTACTGGAACAAATGCAGCCTAGTGTTAGCGATCGTTGCTATTTTAGATCCAAGGTTCAAGATGAAGCTGGTGGAGTATTACTACTCGAAGATCTACGGCAGCACGGCTCTGGACCGTATCAAGGAAGTGTCGAACGGTGTCAAGGAGCTTCTCGATGCGTACTCGATCTGCTCAGCTATTGGTGATGACTCTTCCTTCTCTGGTGGCTCAGGGTTAGGTAGAGGTGGTATGGACGCTAGAGACAGACTGAAAGGATTCGACAAGTTTCTCCACGAGACTTCTCAGAACCAGAACACAACGTCTGATTTGGACAAGTACTTGTCTGAGCCTATCTTTCCCCGTAGCGGCGAGTTCAACATTTTGAACTACTGGAAGGTTCATACGCCGAGGTACCCTGTTCTCTCTATGATGGCACGTGATATTCTTGGGACGCCTATGTCAATCCTTGGGGCTGATTCGGCGTTTGACTCTGGGAGACCGGTGATTGATGATAGTAAGAGTTCATTGAACCCTGATATTAGGCAAGCTTTGTTCTGTGCACATGATTGGTTGTCTACAGAGGCAGAAG TTCAACCATTGTCTAGACAATATGCTCAAGCTCTGTGA